From Streptomyces sp. TLI_105, the proteins below share one genomic window:
- a CDS encoding DUF3990 domain-containing protein, producing the protein MEDFEFHCGTCWEINVITGRPKGFWTTTHYELPGEWACWNCGAVNTTPGD; encoded by the coding sequence ATGGAGGACTTCGAGTTCCACTGCGGAACCTGCTGGGAGATCAACGTCATCACCGGGCGGCCGAAGGGGTTCTGGACCACGACCCACTACGAGCTGCCCGGCGAATGGGCGTGCTGGAACTGCGGCGCGGTCAACACCACGCCCGGCGACTGA
- a CDS encoding recombinase family protein, with product MANLVYKRVSTDQQSTARQNLVLDEAGIEDPVVFEEDPGTSSRLHPLQRPKFRALLDYARPGDTVHISEMFRLVRGTGHILDVLDVLHRDQVTLRIHDGAFSAMDLTARHPRTGELLSTVKFMVQTLAAAGELQRDLQRELTYDGLRAAEAKGSKGGRRPAIAAGTTDVVRTAYLEGRSIAALARDHGVSRGAIRTAVADLLPDHTATEEDTPAPELPVALDMPGKVADFLRTAELDGVERAALDQGVTVRRGQGYTLRVTAVPAVHHRLLARCQPLDGGPGAPAVPTQRKARREYENRVSTLAPTGP from the coding sequence GTGGCGAACCTGGTCTACAAGCGGGTCTCGACCGACCAGCAGTCGACCGCCCGGCAGAACCTCGTCCTGGACGAGGCCGGGATCGAGGACCCGGTCGTCTTCGAAGAGGACCCGGGTACCTCCAGTCGCCTCCACCCGCTCCAGCGCCCGAAGTTCCGCGCGCTCCTCGACTACGCCCGGCCCGGGGACACGGTGCACATCTCCGAGATGTTCCGCCTCGTACGCGGCACCGGCCACATCCTCGACGTGCTCGACGTCCTCCACCGCGACCAGGTCACCCTGCGCATCCACGACGGCGCGTTCTCCGCGATGGACCTCACCGCCCGTCACCCTCGCACCGGCGAGCTGCTGTCCACCGTGAAGTTCATGGTGCAGACCCTCGCCGCCGCCGGCGAACTCCAACGCGACCTCCAGCGCGAGCTGACCTACGACGGACTGCGCGCCGCCGAGGCCAAGGGCAGCAAGGGCGGACGCCGCCCCGCCATCGCGGCCGGGACGACCGACGTCGTACGCACCGCGTACCTGGAGGGCCGCTCGATCGCCGCCCTCGCCCGCGACCACGGCGTCAGCCGCGGCGCCATCCGCACGGCCGTCGCCGACCTCCTGCCCGACCACACCGCCACCGAAGAGGACACCCCCGCCCCGGAGCTGCCGGTGGCCCTCGACATGCCGGGCAAGGTCGCCGACTTCCTCCGCACCGCCGAGCTGGACGGCGTCGAGCGGGCCGCGCTCGACCAGGGGGTGACCGTACGGCGCGGCCAGGGCTACACCCTGCGCGTCACCGCCGTCCCGGCCGTGCACCACCGGCTCCTCGCCCGCTGCCAGCCGCTCGACGGCGGCCCGGGCGCTCCGGCGGTCCCGACCCAGCGCAAGGCCCGCCGCGAGTACGAGAACCGCGTCAGCACGCTCGCGCCGACCGGACCATGA
- a CDS encoding MFS transporter, which yields MFKGGLAGRIGRMAGDSGPERVLVAASFVNRVGNGLFNAASALYFTLVVGLPAVQVGAALTIAGVIGLCAGIPGGHLADRRGARVIMMLALAVQAVSMAALVLVESWAALTITATVDQIAAAVGGAAWGALVARVGGERPARFRAKLRTFVNLGVVLGTMGAGLALAADTRGAYVTLILGNAASFALCAVLLLLLPRYPVLAAPPQQRRWLVFADRPFLTFTALYGAMGLQYPVVSLLLPIWISEHTETPRWTVAALFAVNSAFCVLMQTRIGSRIETPYDGGRAFRTAGLLFLVSCPMMALAAYAPVWAAAGLVLAAIFVHSLGEVWESSACFALGFGLAPGHAQGQYQGVLGLGFNAGQALAPAILTTVVLGLGTAGWLLLALFFATLGAAGPSLARWGMRTRPQAGVAAEVTG from the coding sequence ATGTTCAAGGGCGGTTTGGCAGGTCGAATAGGCCGGATGGCGGGGGACAGCGGGCCGGAGCGCGTGCTGGTCGCCGCCAGTTTCGTCAACCGGGTCGGCAATGGTCTGTTCAACGCGGCGTCGGCGCTCTATTTCACCTTGGTCGTGGGCCTGCCTGCGGTGCAGGTCGGCGCCGCGCTCACCATCGCCGGAGTGATCGGCTTGTGCGCGGGGATACCTGGGGGTCATCTCGCTGACCGGCGCGGCGCACGCGTGATCATGATGCTGGCCCTCGCGGTCCAGGCGGTATCGATGGCGGCCCTCGTCCTCGTCGAGAGCTGGGCCGCGCTCACGATCACCGCGACGGTCGACCAGATCGCCGCGGCGGTCGGAGGGGCGGCGTGGGGGGCTCTGGTGGCCCGGGTCGGGGGTGAGCGACCGGCCAGGTTCCGGGCGAAGCTGCGCACCTTCGTCAACCTGGGCGTCGTCCTGGGAACGATGGGTGCCGGGCTGGCACTGGCCGCGGACACCCGCGGCGCCTATGTCACGCTGATTCTCGGCAACGCGGCGAGCTTCGCCCTGTGCGCGGTGCTTCTGCTTCTGCTGCCCCGCTATCCGGTGCTGGCAGCGCCGCCGCAGCAGCGGCGCTGGCTCGTCTTCGCGGACCGTCCGTTCCTGACGTTCACCGCCCTCTACGGGGCCATGGGACTGCAGTACCCGGTGGTCTCCCTGCTCCTGCCGATCTGGATCTCCGAGCACACCGAAACGCCGCGCTGGACGGTGGCCGCGCTGTTCGCGGTCAATTCCGCCTTCTGCGTACTGATGCAGACCCGGATCGGCTCCCGTATCGAGACCCCGTACGACGGCGGCAGGGCGTTTCGCACTGCGGGGCTGCTCTTCCTCGTCAGCTGTCCGATGATGGCGCTGGCGGCGTACGCCCCGGTCTGGGCCGCAGCGGGACTGGTCCTGGCGGCGATCTTCGTCCACAGCCTGGGAGAGGTCTGGGAGTCCTCGGCGTGCTTCGCCCTGGGTTTCGGTCTTGCCCCTGGCCATGCCCAGGGCCAGTACCAAGGTGTCCTCGGCCTCGGCTTCAACGCGGGCCAGGCTCTCGCCCCCGCGATCCTCACCACGGTGGTGCTAGGCCTCGGCACGGCAGGCTGGCTGCTGCTGGCGTTGTTCTTCGCAACACTGGGTGCCGCCGGCCCGTCCCTCGCCCGCTGGGGCATGCGCACCCGGCCACAGGCCGGTGTTGCCGCGGAGGTGACGGGATGA
- a CDS encoding Tn3 family transposase has protein sequence MPRIRNWKDLTFYRPTKRTEYVHIDALFGESGRNVIDFDLIESQFRHLMRVAVSVREGAISSTLLLRRLRAGSRKNATYTAFREVGRVITDNDPVEQERTAKFNALLTNAVIFHNALDIAEIVRQLQEEGYVIDPEDLAHISPYLTEHARRFGEYSTHELGLVPEAYDPHLDVDFSPLRGDAPPAPDGYGQAA, from the coding sequence ATGCCCAGGATCAGGAACTGGAAGGACCTGACCTTCTACCGGCCCACGAAGCGGACCGAGTACGTGCACATCGACGCCCTGTTCGGGGAGAGCGGCCGCAACGTCATCGACTTCGACCTGATCGAGTCCCAGTTCCGGCACCTGATGCGGGTGGCCGTCTCCGTGCGCGAGGGCGCCATCTCCTCCACGCTGCTGCTGCGGCGGCTGCGGGCCGGCTCCCGCAAGAACGCCACCTACACCGCGTTCCGCGAAGTCGGCCGCGTCATCACCGACAACGACCCCGTCGAGCAGGAGAGGACCGCGAAATTCAACGCGCTGCTCACGAACGCGGTGATCTTCCACAACGCCCTGGACATCGCCGAGATCGTGCGCCAGCTCCAGGAGGAGGGCTACGTCATCGACCCCGAGGACCTGGCCCATATCTCGCCGTACCTGACCGAGCACGCCCGCCGCTTCGGCGAGTACTCCACCCATGAGCTCGGCCTCGTGCCCGAGGCGTACGACCCGCATCTGGACGTCGACTTCAGCCCGCTGCGCGGTGACGCCCCGCCCGCGCCGGACGGCTACGGTCAGGCGGCCTGA
- a CDS encoding Tn3 family transposase, translating into MIGNYRTVLQHIDADSPVQAARENAAELTAEILTAVGKLDQDAAPDVVAARLGEGLAPALHTMAKALRVQAGGLEVPAAAVDDFGGFEGQYEQIEKVAAHHGNYWEVLLYGHLLKDRSTMYDLTSRLELRATSEDNRVLDALAHARRHKNLRDYIPERHEGGRPVDISFATLNWQKAVRDKNRPGVFVRKHFEAMVFAALAEELRTGDVAVAGAEEYADWSEQLLSWEDAEAKLGDYLVEVGLAEPGDDAPYDAVTFRRQLEDKLTVAAASADAGYPDNEGLIIDPETGIPSLKAHRSEGQCASAKALEQEIKARMPERSLLGIISRTAYWVEWWRRFGPASGNEPKLKDPFGRYVITTFVKGTNMGPYEAARHIPGVSGHELSLAANRHFSIPTLNEAIADLVNAHARLDISQAWGDGSAVAADGTHMDIYLNNLLSETSVRYGKPGGIAYHHISDTYIALFTHFIPCGVWEAAYIIEGLLKNTSEVKPTTVHADTQIRRARASLSSRSLTCWAST; encoded by the coding sequence TTGATCGGGAACTACCGCACGGTGCTCCAGCACATCGACGCCGACAGTCCCGTCCAGGCGGCCCGGGAGAACGCGGCGGAGCTGACCGCCGAGATCCTGACGGCGGTCGGGAAACTCGATCAGGACGCCGCGCCTGACGTGGTTGCGGCCCGGCTCGGCGAGGGGCTCGCACCCGCGCTGCACACCATGGCAAAGGCCCTGCGGGTGCAGGCCGGCGGCCTGGAAGTGCCCGCGGCGGCGGTGGACGATTTTGGCGGGTTCGAGGGGCAGTACGAGCAGATCGAGAAGGTCGCCGCCCATCACGGCAACTACTGGGAGGTACTGCTGTACGGGCACCTGCTCAAGGACCGCTCCACCATGTACGACCTGACCAGCCGCCTGGAGCTGCGGGCGACCTCCGAAGACAACCGTGTCCTGGACGCGCTCGCGCACGCCCGCCGCCACAAGAACCTGCGCGACTACATCCCTGAGCGGCACGAGGGCGGACGCCCGGTCGACATCTCGTTCGCCACGCTGAACTGGCAGAAGGCCGTCCGAGACAAGAACCGGCCGGGTGTCTTCGTGCGCAAGCACTTCGAGGCGATGGTGTTCGCCGCGCTCGCCGAGGAGCTTCGCACCGGTGACGTCGCGGTGGCCGGGGCCGAGGAGTACGCCGACTGGAGCGAGCAGCTCCTGTCATGGGAGGACGCCGAGGCGAAGCTGGGCGACTACCTGGTGGAGGTCGGTCTCGCCGAGCCCGGCGACGACGCGCCGTACGACGCGGTGACGTTCCGCCGGCAGCTGGAGGACAAGCTCACCGTGGCCGCCGCGAGTGCGGATGCCGGGTACCCGGACAACGAGGGCCTGATCATCGACCCAGAGACCGGTATTCCCTCCCTCAAGGCCCACCGCTCCGAAGGGCAGTGCGCCTCGGCGAAGGCCCTGGAGCAGGAGATCAAGGCCCGGATGCCGGAGCGTTCCCTGCTCGGGATCATCTCCCGCACGGCGTACTGGGTGGAGTGGTGGCGTCGCTTCGGCCCCGCCTCGGGCAACGAGCCGAAGCTGAAAGACCCCTTCGGCCGGTACGTGATCACCACCTTCGTGAAGGGCACCAACATGGGCCCCTACGAGGCTGCCCGGCACATCCCCGGCGTGAGCGGGCACGAGCTGTCGCTGGCCGCGAACCGGCATTTCTCCATCCCGACGCTGAACGAGGCAATCGCCGACCTGGTCAACGCACACGCCCGCCTGGACATCTCGCAGGCGTGGGGCGACGGCTCCGCGGTCGCCGCGGACGGCACCCACATGGACATTTACCTCAACAACCTGCTGTCCGAGACGTCCGTGCGGTATGGCAAGCCGGGCGGCATCGCGTACCACCACATCTCCGACACCTACATCGCGCTGTTCACCCACTTCATCCCGTGCGGGGTGTGGGAGGCCGCCTACATCATCGAGGGCCTGCTGAAAAACACGTCCGAGGTGAAGCCGACCACCGTGCACGCAGATACGCAGATACGCAGGGCCAGAGCTTCCCTGTCTTCGCGCTCGCTCACCTGCTGGGCTTCGACCTGA
- a CDS encoding CsbD family protein, producing the protein MAEKAKGKMEQAKGKAKEVAGKATGNERMKAEGKTDQVKGKTREVAGKAEEQARGVKDSLRDRRQP; encoded by the coding sequence ATGGCTGAGAAAGCCAAGGGCAAGATGGAACAGGCCAAGGGCAAGGCCAAGGAGGTCGCAGGCAAGGCGACCGGGAACGAGCGGATGAAGGCCGAAGGCAAGACCGACCAGGTCAAGGGCAAGACCCGCGAGGTCGCGGGCAAGGCCGAGGAGCAGGCCCGCGGGGTGAAGGACTCCCTGCGCGACCGCCGTCAGCCCTGA